The following coding sequences lie in one Cyanobacterium sp. Dongsha4 genomic window:
- a CDS encoding cupin — MTALKIFLDNQPSTPIFDSDSIPEVDRISKIAHKLQEVGVRFQQWQTMENLTSGVSQEEVLNAYQREVKQLMDEEGYLTVDVVSLTSDHPQKAEFRQKFLNEHTHSEDEVRFFVDGRGLFSLHLDNQVFEVLCTRGDLISVPANTRHWFDMGENPHFTAIRFFNNPEGWVANFTGSDIAQHFSRLDS; from the coding sequence ATGACAGCATTAAAAATCTTTTTAGATAATCAACCCTCTACACCTATTTTTGATAGTGATAGTATTCCTGAAGTGGATAGAATCAGCAAAATTGCCCATAAACTGCAAGAAGTGGGGGTGCGTTTTCAACAGTGGCAAACCATGGAAAATTTAACTTCTGGGGTGTCTCAAGAGGAAGTATTAAACGCCTATCAACGGGAAGTAAAACAATTGATGGATGAGGAGGGTTATTTAACTGTTGATGTAGTTAGTTTAACCTCAGATCATCCCCAAAAGGCGGAATTTAGACAAAAATTCTTAAATGAACACACCCACAGCGAAGATGAGGTAAGATTTTTTGTGGATGGTAGGGGATTGTTTAGTCTTCATCTCGATAACCAAGTGTTTGAGGTATTATGCACTAGAGGAGATTTAATTAGTGTACCTGCTAATACTCGTCATTGGTTTGATATGGGGGAAAATCCGCATTTTACTGCCATTCGCTTTTTTAATAATCCTGAAGGTTGGGTTGCTAATTTTACGGGGAGTGACATTGCCCAACATTTTTCTCGTTTAGACTCTTAA
- a CDS encoding methylthioribulose 1-phosphate dehydratase: protein MVYSQQDFDQACQSIISTANYLYSQGWTPATSSNFSQKLDTHYCAITVSGKDKGRLIADDIMIVDFDGKPQTPQKPSAETLLHTSLYGFDDSIGAVLHTHSLNSTLISLITNNNNWQLEGYELLKAFSGITTHEDAIALPIFENTQDIANLAQEVINYLNTGVPCWGYLIKGHGVYTWGEDMASALRHLEAIEYLMKCELEIMRIKGGK, encoded by the coding sequence ATGGTTTATTCTCAACAAGACTTTGATCAAGCCTGTCAATCTATTATTTCTACTGCTAACTACTTATATTCTCAGGGATGGACTCCTGCTACTAGCAGTAATTTTTCTCAAAAATTAGATACCCATTATTGTGCTATCACCGTTTCAGGTAAAGATAAAGGCAGGTTAATCGCCGATGATATTATGATAGTTGATTTTGATGGTAAACCCCAAACACCCCAGAAACCATCTGCTGAAACCCTCCTCCATACCAGTCTCTATGGTTTTGATGACTCTATTGGAGCGGTTTTACATACCCATTCTCTTAATAGCACTCTCATTAGTTTAATAACAAATAATAATAATTGGCAATTAGAAGGATACGAATTATTAAAGGCTTTTAGTGGTATAACTACTCATGAAGATGCGATCGCACTTCCTATTTTTGAGAATACTCAAGATATAGCCAATTTAGCTCAAGAAGTGATTAATTATTTGAATACTGGTGTGCCTTGTTGGGGATATTTAATTAAAGGGCATGGGGTATATACTTGGGGGGAAGATATGGCTTCTGCCTTGCGCCACTTAGAAGCGATAGAATATTTAATGAAGTGTGAATTAGAAATAATGAGGATTAAAGGCGGAAAATGA
- a CDS encoding DUF2997 domain-containing protein — translation MSMETLEFIIYPDGRVQEKVTGIIGKSCQEVTEAIEAQLGRVISQEKTGDYYQENLETTNQVNHHQTNNYNW, via the coding sequence ATGTCTATGGAAACACTAGAATTTATAATATATCCTGATGGTAGAGTGCAAGAAAAAGTCACGGGCATTATCGGCAAATCTTGTCAGGAAGTAACGGAAGCTATTGAGGCACAATTAGGCAGGGTTATCTCTCAGGAAAAAACAGGAGACTATTATCAGGAAAATTTAGAAACTACTAATCAGGTTAATCATCATCAAACAAATAATTATAATTGGTAA
- a CDS encoding nucleotidyltransferase family protein — MNNQLLSLPITVPRKKLDKFCQLYHISKLFLFGSVLRDDFNENSDIDFLVEFKADYIPTFFKLSEMERVLSTLFNGRKIDLRTKEELSPYFRDKVIKEAVIQYES; from the coding sequence ATGAATAATCAATTATTGTCATTACCTATAACCGTACCAAGAAAAAAATTAGATAAATTTTGTCAACTTTATCATATTAGTAAATTATTTCTATTTGGTTCAGTTTTAAGAGATGATTTTAATGAAAATAGTGACATTGATTTTTTAGTAGAATTTAAAGCCGATTATATTCCCACATTCTTTAAATTATCAGAGATGGAAAGAGTATTATCAACATTATTTAATGGGCGAAAAATTGACCTGAGAACAAAAGAAGAATTAAGTCCTTATTTTCGAGATAAAGTTATCAAAGAAGCGGTGATTCAATATGAAAGTTAG
- a CDS encoding Uma2 family endonuclease, translating into MSDMKLLPPDGENYFYPDVMVIKGEPRFTNEKQTAVTNPCLIAEILSNSTEGFDKNQKFAFYRTIPELKEYILIDQEDYRVELYRKVGKNQWLLTELMSQEDVLTLESVEVEISLADLYKRVKFTNK; encoded by the coding sequence GTGAGTGATATGAAATTATTACCTCCTGATGGTGAGAATTATTTTTATCCTGATGTTATGGTAATTAAAGGTGAGCCAAGATTTACTAATGAGAAACAAACGGCGGTGACAAATCCTTGCTTAATTGCAGAAATTTTATCAAATTCGACGGAGGGATTTGACAAAAATCAAAAATTTGCCTTTTATCGCACTATTCCTGAATTAAAAGAATATATTTTGATTGATCAAGAAGATTATCGGGTTGAATTGTATCGCAAAGTAGGTAAAAATCAATGGTTATTAACAGAATTAATGAGTCAAGAGGATGTGTTAACTTTAGAATCTGTTGAGGTAGAAATTAGTTTGGCAGATTTATATAAACGGGTTAAGTTTACAAATAAATAG
- a CDS encoding DUF1257 domain-containing protein, whose translation MSHFSSIKTQIRNLESLQASLNNLGIEWKNGPFSVRGYQGQTTQAQIVIEQENNYDIGFAWNGQEYELVADLQYWQQPWTVDGFLQRVTQGYALQTVLQESSKQGFSVTEQQKNNDGSIRLVVQRWS comes from the coding sequence ATGTCTCACTTTAGCAGTATAAAGACTCAAATTCGGAATCTGGAATCATTACAAGCCTCTTTAAATAATTTGGGTATTGAGTGGAAAAATGGTCCTTTTAGCGTCAGAGGTTATCAAGGACAAACTACCCAAGCCCAAATAGTTATTGAACAAGAGAATAACTATGATATTGGTTTTGCTTGGAATGGTCAAGAGTATGAGTTAGTCGCTGATTTACAATACTGGCAACAGCCTTGGACTGTTGATGGTTTCTTACAACGTGTCACTCAAGGTTATGCTTTGCAGACAGTACTTCAAGAATCTTCTAAACAGGGCTTTTCTGTCACTGAACAACAAAAAAACAATGATGGTTCAATCCGTTTAGTTGTTCAACGTTGGAGTTAA
- a CDS encoding ferredoxin, with amino-acid sequence MLDQGDRESKTGFEPELGGIWRDNPDRSGFEPELGGIEREKGVYVDEVTCIGCKNCVHVAPNTFYIENDYGRSRVYNQDGDTEEIVQEAIDTCPVDCIHWLDYTEIKKKEEERKYQEIRPLGYPQVHKSGKTTNNNKSKVNHSHI; translated from the coding sequence ATGTTAGATCAAGGGGATAGAGAATCAAAAACAGGTTTTGAACCAGAATTAGGAGGCATTTGGCGAGATAATCCCGATAGAAGTGGTTTTGAGCCAGAGTTAGGCGGTATTGAGAGAGAAAAAGGTGTTTATGTGGATGAGGTGACTTGTATCGGTTGTAAAAATTGTGTTCATGTCGCTCCCAATACTTTTTATATTGAGAATGATTATGGGCGTTCTAGGGTGTACAATCAGGATGGGGATACAGAGGAAATTGTTCAAGAAGCGATCGATACTTGCCCTGTGGACTGTATTCACTGGCTAGACTACACAGAAATCAAGAAAAAAGAAGAAGAAAGAAAATATCAAGAAATACGTCCTTTAGGTTATCCCCAAGTCCATAAATCGGGAAAAACTACGAATAATAATAAATCAAAAGTTAACCATTCACATATTTGA
- a CDS encoding glycerate kinase produces the protein MNILSKSEFNYLILKIIERKSLSSSEQEILKTFTPHSNYPFTYNQEPDLYREKLNLLPLIYPSLKKILQQLNFTESENYVTTIWFFWLPLALELANLYQQKSHPIIMGILGGQGTGKTTITKILSLIWQYLNLSSVAISLDDLYKTYQDRKELLKLDSRLIWRGPPDTHDVKLGLDVLTALKNRQYPVSIPRFDKSLHQGRGDRISGEIVNHADIIIFEGWFVGVKPVEEEVFKNPPPPIITKSDRTFALDCNRRLKEYLPLWEKLDYLMILNPDDYRYSLKWRIEAEQKMIAQGKTGMNSQEIEEFVFYFWKALHPEIFIKPLIENPQSVNLVANIDTNHQVNQILKPSELHTNT, from the coding sequence ATGAATATATTATCTAAATCAGAGTTTAACTATTTAATCCTAAAGATTATTGAAAGGAAATCATTATCTTCCTCTGAGCAAGAAATATTAAAAACATTTACTCCTCATTCAAATTATCCATTTACCTATAATCAAGAGCCTGATTTATACCGAGAAAAACTTAATCTTTTACCTCTTATATATCCTTCTTTAAAAAAGATTTTACAGCAGTTAAATTTTACTGAATCAGAGAATTATGTAACAACTATTTGGTTTTTTTGGTTGCCCCTAGCATTGGAATTAGCTAATTTATACCAACAAAAATCTCATCCTATTATTATGGGTATTTTAGGGGGACAAGGTACGGGAAAAACTACTATTACAAAAATTCTTTCTTTAATTTGGCAATATTTGAATCTGTCTAGTGTTGCCATTTCTCTTGATGATTTATATAAAACTTATCAGGATAGAAAAGAGTTATTAAAATTAGATTCTCGTTTAATTTGGCGTGGCCCTCCTGATACTCATGATGTAAAATTAGGTCTTGATGTGTTAACTGCATTGAAAAATCGCCAATATCCGGTTAGTATTCCTCGTTTTGATAAATCTCTCCATCAAGGTAGAGGCGATCGCATCTCAGGAGAAATAGTCAATCACGCTGATATAATCATTTTTGAGGGCTGGTTTGTGGGAGTGAAACCCGTTGAAGAAGAAGTATTTAAAAATCCTCCGCCCCCTATCATAACAAAAAGCGATCGCACCTTTGCCCTTGACTGTAATCGAAGACTCAAAGAATATTTACCTCTTTGGGAAAAACTAGACTATCTGATGATACTAAATCCTGACGACTATCGCTATAGTCTCAAATGGCGCATAGAAGCCGAACAAAAAATGATAGCTCAAGGAAAAACAGGCATGAATAGTCAAGAGATAGAAGAATTTGTTTTCTACTTTTGGAAAGCATTGCACCCAGAAATATTTATCAAACCTTTAATCGAAAATCCTCAATCTGTAAATTTAGTTGCAAATATCGACACTAATCATCAAGTTAATCAGATTCTTAAACCATCGGAATTACACACAAATACATAA
- a CDS encoding PAS domain S-box protein, with protein MEQKYKVITKDTFQEWQRIIDAITNIAGVTVGLITRVLGNQIKTIVTSQNAENPYVKFSRDSVIGSGIYCEQVIRNKKRLIINNALTKQNRENNFDLQCNLISYLGFPLRYSDNRIFGTICLLNNRETCYSDDLIYLLEKMRDVIESQIHEIENNWLDQLFVNKSLLKTIFDTIPVGIGLSAFPPNSAVFYVNPQFINLFGYITNDIPTINDWFNIAYPDPHYRSLSYKLWFKMILQARQKKGIVEPQEFHITCKNGDVKDVLISVKILDNMILSSFVDITKQKRTEAQLRLSEKRHRLLAEYATDNIWTMTPDFQFDYISPSIEYIRGYTPEEVRLQTFEQILVAPDSLFKGYQRLKEVSQCSPENAPKYGFRDELELLCKDGSSVWTEVIITPVFDEQGNLKQIQGITRNITERKQKEEELKQLQQEYLKIVDNAPIAIASYNSNKEDPEITFLNKRFHDIFGYTLTDMPTMSEWAQLAYPDANYRTKVLSQWHDLVEKQRKTGKRESLQCKVVNKYGEQLEILFSATALENQVLVSMLDLTDLKQVESELEKARQTLAQTALAITEAIPVGTYTMVKKPDSPMAYFSFMSERFLELTGLKRKEAEEDPLKGFACVHPDDYDAWVALNAEVFAKKTPFFGETRVVINGEVRWITAESVPRDLPDGSTVWEGVLTDITDRKNYEFELKKAHDQIIQINAELEERVKERTFELEEREIRLEKTNQELIKANRLKDEFLAMMSHELRTPLNAILGMTEILQEKIYGEINIQQEQSLKTIENSGQHLLSLINDILDVTKIEAGKIDLNLKNISVYSLCESSLDLIQAQAQKNQIQLQSILPPDLPEIYADENRIRQVLLNLLNNAVKFTPNYGQVTLEAIYPPLSDNQDSHHLRLLVTDTGIGIAKENINKLFQPFVQIDSNLNRQYEGTGLGLVLVKKFVELHGGKVSVSSRLGWGSCFLIDLPIARNQVKHKISTSINTNINTSNTSNSRIETKINKKQPLILLAEDNEANVISMQNYLEAKGYRLFVAMDGQEAISALSGEKPDLIVMDIQMPKLDGIRAIEYLKQNSDYRNIPIIALTALVSENDREKCLKAGADEYMSKPVRLRDLANHIQRLLTPLS; from the coding sequence ATGGAACAAAAATATAAGGTTATTACCAAAGATACTTTTCAGGAATGGCAAAGAATTATAGATGCGATAACCAATATAGCAGGAGTAACAGTAGGATTAATTACAAGAGTCTTAGGTAATCAGATTAAAACTATTGTTACCAGTCAAAATGCTGAAAATCCTTATGTTAAATTTAGTCGAGACTCTGTTATCGGTTCAGGAATATATTGTGAGCAAGTAATCAGAAATAAAAAAAGATTAATTATTAATAATGCCTTAACAAAACAAAACAGGGAAAATAATTTTGATTTACAGTGCAACCTTATTTCTTACCTAGGTTTTCCCCTAAGATATTCAGATAATCGCATCTTTGGGACAATTTGTTTGCTTAATAATCGAGAAACTTGTTATTCTGATGATCTTATCTATCTTCTGGAGAAAATGCGAGATGTGATAGAGTCTCAAATTCATGAGATAGAAAATAATTGGTTAGATCAATTATTCGTTAATAAATCATTGTTGAAGACGATTTTTGATACTATCCCAGTGGGTATCGGTTTGTCAGCTTTTCCCCCTAATTCGGCCGTTTTTTATGTAAATCCTCAATTTATTAACTTGTTTGGTTATATTACCAACGATATTCCCACTATCAATGATTGGTTTAACATTGCTTATCCAGACCCTCATTATCGCAGTCTTTCTTATAAATTATGGTTCAAGATGATTTTACAGGCAAGACAAAAAAAAGGAATTGTTGAGCCCCAAGAATTTCATATTACTTGTAAAAATGGAGATGTGAAGGATGTGTTAATCAGCGTCAAAATATTAGATAATATGATCCTCTCATCATTTGTTGATATTACGAAACAAAAACGCACAGAAGCACAATTAAGACTAAGTGAAAAAAGACATAGATTGTTAGCCGAATATGCCACAGATAATATTTGGACAATGACTCCTGATTTTCAGTTTGACTATATAAGCCCTTCTATTGAATATATAAGAGGTTATACCCCCGAAGAAGTTCGCCTTCAAACATTTGAACAGATTTTAGTTGCTCCTGATTCACTATTCAAAGGGTATCAACGGTTAAAAGAGGTTAGTCAATGTTCTCCTGAAAACGCGCCAAAATACGGTTTTAGGGATGAATTAGAGCTTTTGTGTAAAGATGGGTCTAGTGTGTGGACAGAAGTAATTATTACTCCCGTTTTTGATGAGCAGGGAAACTTAAAACAAATACAGGGTATAACCAGAAATATAACAGAACGCAAACAGAAAGAAGAAGAATTAAAGCAACTACAGCAAGAATACCTAAAAATTGTAGATAATGCCCCCATTGCGATCGCAAGTTATAATTCCAATAAAGAAGATCCAGAAATCACATTTCTCAATAAGCGTTTTCATGACATTTTCGGTTACACCCTGACAGATATGCCCACAATGTCAGAATGGGCTCAATTAGCTTATCCAGATGCGAACTATCGCACGAAAGTATTGAGTCAGTGGCATGATTTGGTCGAAAAGCAAAGAAAGACTGGCAAACGTGAATCATTACAATGTAAGGTTGTCAACAAATACGGCGAACAATTAGAAATATTATTCAGTGCTACTGCCCTAGAAAATCAAGTCTTAGTGTCCATGTTAGACTTAACGGATTTAAAGCAAGTAGAGTCAGAATTAGAAAAAGCTCGTCAAACCTTAGCACAAACTGCCCTCGCTATAACAGAAGCCATACCAGTGGGGACTTATACTATGGTTAAAAAGCCTGATAGCCCAATGGCTTATTTTTCCTTTATGAGTGAGCGTTTCTTAGAATTAACAGGATTGAAGCGAAAAGAAGCTGAAGAAGACCCTCTCAAGGGTTTTGCCTGTGTTCATCCCGATGACTATGATGCTTGGGTGGCATTAAATGCAGAGGTTTTTGCGAAGAAAACTCCCTTTTTCGGAGAAACTAGGGTTGTGATCAATGGCGAAGTGCGTTGGATTACTGCTGAATCTGTTCCCCGTGATCTTCCAGACGGCTCAACGGTTTGGGAAGGTGTTTTAACAGATATAACAGACCGTAAAAACTACGAATTTGAACTGAAAAAAGCCCATGATCAAATTATTCAAATTAATGCAGAGTTAGAAGAAAGAGTTAAAGAAAGAACTTTTGAACTAGAAGAAAGAGAAATTAGACTAGAAAAAACCAATCAAGAATTAATTAAAGCTAATCGTCTTAAAGATGAGTTTTTAGCAATGATGAGCCATGAATTACGCACCCCTCTTAATGCAATTTTAGGAATGACGGAAATTCTCCAAGAAAAAATTTATGGGGAAATTAACATACAGCAAGAACAAAGTTTAAAAACTATCGAAAATAGTGGACAGCACTTATTATCACTAATTAATGATATTCTCGATGTCACTAAAATCGAGGCAGGAAAAATTGATCTCAATTTAAAAAATATCTCTGTTTATTCTCTGTGTGAATCAAGTTTGGATTTAATTCAGGCTCAAGCTCAAAAAAACCAAATACAACTACAAAGTATTTTACCTCCAGATTTACCCGAAATTTACGCCGATGAGAACCGTATTCGTCAAGTTTTGCTCAATTTGCTGAATAATGCGGTAAAATTCACTCCAAATTACGGTCAAGTTACTTTAGAAGCTATTTATCCTCCTCTTTCTGATAATCAAGATTCTCATCATCTTCGTTTATTAGTTACAGACACAGGAATTGGAATTGCGAAGGAAAATATCAATAAATTATTTCAACCTTTTGTACAAATTGATAGTAATTTGAATCGTCAGTATGAAGGCACAGGATTAGGATTGGTTTTAGTTAAAAAATTTGTCGAACTTCATGGGGGTAAAGTTAGCGTTAGCAGTCGATTGGGATGGGGTAGTTGTTTCTTGATTGATTTACCCATTGCCCGAAATCAAGTTAAGCACAAGATTTCAACCTCTATCAATACCAATATCAATACAAGCAATACAAGCAACAGTAGAATAGAAACAAAAATAAATAAAAAACAACCTCTGATTTTATTAGCAGAAGATAATGAAGCGAATGTGATTAGTATGCAAAATTATTTAGAAGCTAAAGGTTATCGTCTTTTTGTCGCAATGGATGGACAAGAAGCAATATCAGCTTTGAGCGGAGAAAAACCAGACTTAATCGTTATGGATATACAAATGCCGAAATTAGATGGAATTCGCGCGATCGAATATTTGAAACAAAATTCTGACTACCGTAATATTCCCATTATTGCTTTAACAGCCCTAGTAAGTGAAAATGACCGAGAAAAATGCCTCAAAGCAGGAGCAGATGAGTATATGAGTAAACCTGTAAGGTTAAGAGATTTAGCTAATCATATTCAAAGATTATTGACACCTCTAAGTTAA
- a CDS encoding DUF3119 family protein, whose product MNSTTLTSETIELTPRYNLPIFIIILGVGLSLVQMFVGIITILFGFFLLIQANIIKLKFTPKALEVYRQQNKIREFPYTDWQNWAIFWQPVPILFYFKEVKSIHFLPIIFDPITLKKCLEKYYPLP is encoded by the coding sequence GTGAATAGTACGACTTTAACTTCCGAAACCATTGAACTAACACCCCGTTATAATCTTCCAATTTTCATTATTATTTTAGGTGTTGGTTTGAGTCTTGTGCAAATGTTTGTCGGTATTATTACTATTTTATTTGGCTTTTTTCTACTTATACAAGCTAATATTATTAAGTTAAAATTTACTCCCAAGGCTTTGGAAGTTTATCGTCAACAAAATAAAATTAGAGAGTTTCCTTACACTGATTGGCAAAACTGGGCGATTTTTTGGCAACCCGTACCTATTTTATTTTATTTTAAAGAAGTGAAAAGTATTCATTTTTTACCGATCATTTTTGATCCTATTACCCTTAAAAAGTGCTTAGAGAAATATTATCCCTTACCATAA
- a CDS encoding DUF3086 domain-containing protein → MSEINKENQNQNFSIDDFDHEDDLWTDQAENNDENLPDLELPLSEDEINSEIISSHENSENKEDINQDNSFNELEIESEIENLLIEESEIKNTDIDEKVINNQIQTETVKENKEEISINPDKSVSEIEQIKKQLLQQQEEISNNINLLVKERLQELENKKQNLEITIEKLERRKERINQEMKGSFAGISQDLAIRVQGFKDYLVGSLQDLAAAAEQLELSPPSPQTWENESPPVVAENERGKNSNPQFVEKSFKEETRIIRRLLDQYRTKPDYYGSPWQLRRTFEPIHAERVSDWFFSQGGRGALSSMGSRLQNILIASAIISILYQLYSDRTRVLILADTPEKLGEWRRGLQDCLGISRSDFGPSRGVVLFETPEALIQKGDRIVAQEDLPLVIMDLDDDKVSLSLLKFPLWLAFAPQKMVQSQDYYY, encoded by the coding sequence ATGTCAGAAATTAATAAAGAAAATCAAAACCAAAATTTCAGTATCGATGACTTTGATCATGAAGATGATTTATGGACTGATCAAGCAGAAAATAATGACGAGAATCTTCCTGATTTAGAGTTACCTTTATCTGAAGATGAAATTAATTCTGAAATAATTTCTAGTCATGAAAACAGCGAAAATAAAGAAGATATTAATCAGGATAATTCTTTTAATGAATTGGAAATAGAATCTGAAATAGAAAATTTACTAATAGAAGAATCAGAGATAAAAAACACCGATATTGATGAAAAAGTAATTAATAATCAAATACAAACAGAAACAGTCAAAGAAAATAAAGAGGAAATTAGTATAAATCCAGATAAGTCCGTTAGTGAAATTGAGCAAATAAAAAAACAACTTCTTCAACAACAAGAAGAAATAAGTAATAACATTAATTTGTTAGTAAAAGAAAGATTACAAGAGCTAGAAAATAAAAAACAAAATTTAGAAATAACCATTGAAAAATTAGAGCGTAGAAAAGAAAGAATAAATCAAGAAATGAAAGGCTCTTTTGCTGGTATTTCTCAAGATTTAGCCATTAGAGTACAGGGATTTAAAGATTATCTTGTGGGTAGTTTACAAGATTTAGCGGCCGCCGCCGAGCAACTAGAATTATCTCCACCATCACCCCAAACATGGGAAAATGAGTCTCCTCCAGTTGTAGCAGAGAATGAAAGGGGTAAAAATTCCAATCCTCAATTTGTGGAAAAGAGTTTTAAAGAGGAAACAAGAATCATTCGCCGTCTGTTAGATCAATATCGTACCAAACCAGATTATTATGGGTCTCCTTGGCAATTACGCCGTACCTTTGAACCAATACACGCCGAAAGGGTTTCAGATTGGTTTTTCTCTCAGGGCGGTAGGGGTGCTTTATCTAGTATGGGTTCTCGACTACAAAATATTCTCATTGCCTCTGCGATTATTTCCATTTTATATCAACTATACAGCGATCGCACCCGTGTATTAATTTTGGCAGACACCCCCGAAAAATTAGGGGAATGGCGTAGAGGTTTACAAGACTGTTTAGGTATTTCTCGCAGTGATTTTGGCCCCAGTCGAGGAGTTGTTTTATTTGAAACTCCAGAAGCACTTATTCAAAAAGGCGATCGCATCGTTGCTCAAGAGGACTTACCCTTAGTAATTATGGATTTAGATGACGATAAAGTGAGCTTATCATTATTAAAATTCCCGCTTTGGTTAGCTTTTGCACCGCAAAAAATGGTACAATCCCAAGATTATTACTACTAA
- a CDS encoding YciI family protein → MAKYILFGSYCENALEKRTPYRQAHLEGLAKQKEEGILVTLGPTKDNTKVFGIYEADSQETVENLVKSDPYWQNGIWTEYEIKEWIQAF, encoded by the coding sequence ATGGCAAAATATATTTTATTTGGTAGCTACTGTGAAAATGCTTTAGAAAAAAGAACTCCTTATCGTCAGGCACATTTAGAAGGATTAGCAAAACAAAAAGAAGAAGGTATATTAGTTACTTTAGGCCCAACAAAAGACAATACAAAAGTTTTTGGTATTTATGAAGCCGATAGTCAAGAAACTGTGGAAAACTTAGTTAAATCTGATCCTTATTGGCAAAATGGTATTTGGACTGAATATGAAATTAAAGAGTGGATTCAAGCGTTTTAA
- a CDS encoding potassium channel protein, translated as MLDPYYQRLRKELIISSLGLAGVFIGGTLWYWLVEKWSLLDSAYMTMITLSTVGFGEVNPLDERSRLFTMGLILTGIIVIGYMVNRFTEAFLQGYFQQGIRLRQKRNVIDKLSGHYILCGFGRMGSYVAKEFTAEAIPFIILDSEQEEVEKASQMGYLALQGDATLDECLLMAKIETAICVVAALSSDADNLYTVISAKALNPTIRAIARASTEEAVKKLERAGADAVVSPYITGGKRLASAALRPQVMDFVDGILSGGEKSIYLEEFLLDENTCPCLGQTLIEAGLRAKSGALVVAIRRSNGILIAGPTGGSILEAGDSLICMGTAEQLRILNGILMPISAPRIPRKRE; from the coding sequence ATTCTTGATCCTTACTATCAAAGACTCAGAAAGGAATTAATTATCAGTTCTCTAGGGTTGGCAGGTGTTTTTATTGGAGGGACTTTGTGGTATTGGTTAGTAGAAAAGTGGTCATTGTTGGATTCCGCTTATATGACCATGATAACCCTATCAACCGTTGGTTTTGGCGAAGTTAACCCCCTTGATGAGCGATCGCGCCTTTTCACTATGGGATTGATTTTGACGGGTATTATCGTCATTGGTTACATGGTGAATCGTTTTACCGAAGCATTTTTACAAGGTTATTTCCAACAAGGTATTCGTTTAAGACAAAAAAGAAACGTGATTGACAAACTATCAGGACATTATATATTATGCGGTTTTGGTCGGATGGGTTCTTATGTTGCTAAAGAATTTACTGCCGAAGCAATCCCTTTTATTATCCTTGACTCAGAGCAGGAAGAAGTGGAAAAAGCCAGTCAGATGGGCTATCTTGCCCTTCAGGGAGATGCCACCCTTGATGAATGCTTACTAATGGCAAAAATCGAAACGGCTATTTGTGTGGTTGCGGCTTTAAGTTCTGATGCAGATAATCTTTATACCGTTATTTCCGCTAAGGCTCTTAATCCTACCATAAGAGCGATCGCTCGTGCTAGTACCGAAGAAGCTGTGAAAAAATTAGAAAGGGCGGGAGCTGATGCGGTTGTGTCTCCTTACATTACAGGGGGAAAAAGACTCGCCTCTGCAGCTTTGCGTCCTCAAGTAATGGATTTTGTTGACGGTATTTTAAGCGGTGGGGAAAAATCTATTTATTTAGAAGAGTTTTTGCTGGATGAAAACACCTGCCCTTGTTTAGGACAAACTTTAATCGAAGCTGGTTTAAGGGCAAAATCAGGAGCTTTAGTGGTTGCTATTCGTCGTAGTAATGGTATTCTAATCGCAGGACCTACAGGGGGAAGTATTCTTGAAGCTGGTGATTCCCTTATTTGTATGGGTACGGCAGAACAATTAAGAATTTTAAATGGTATTTTAATGCCCATCTCCGCTCCTAGAATTCCCAGAAAGAGAGAGTAA